A window of Raineyella sp. W15-4 contains these coding sequences:
- the rpsQ gene encoding 30S ribosomal protein S17 produces MSEQTQTEAGAGERGRRKVLTGYVVSDKMQKTIVVTVEERKKHSLYGKVMRQTARYKAHDENNEAGIGDRVRIMETRPTSRTKRWRLIEIVEKAK; encoded by the coding sequence ATGAGCGAGCAGACCCAGACCGAGGCCGGCGCCGGTGAGCGCGGTCGCCGCAAGGTGCTGACCGGCTACGTCGTCAGCGACAAGATGCAGAAGACCATCGTCGTCACCGTCGAGGAGCGCAAGAAGCACTCCCTCTACGGCAAGGTGATGCGTCAGACCGCGCGGTACAAGGCCCACGACGAGAACAACGAGGCCGGCATCGGTGACCGCGTTCGGATCATGGAGACCCGCCCCACCTCGCGTACGAAGCGTTGGCGTCTCATCGAGATCGTCGAGAAGGCCAAGTAA
- the rplP gene encoding 50S ribosomal protein L16: protein MLIPRRVKYRKQHHPTRRGAAKGGTELAFGDYGIQALSNAYVTNRQIESARIAMTRHIKRGGKVWINIYPDRPMTKHPAESRMGSGKGTPEWWIANVKAGAVMFELAGVPEEVAREALRLAIHKLPMKARFIKREAGEN from the coding sequence ATGCTGATTCCCCGTCGAGTGAAGTACCGCAAGCAGCACCACCCCACGCGCCGCGGCGCGGCCAAGGGTGGCACCGAGCTTGCCTTCGGTGACTACGGCATCCAGGCCCTGTCCAACGCCTACGTCACCAACCGGCAGATCGAGTCCGCTCGTATCGCCATGACCCGTCACATCAAGCGTGGCGGCAAGGTCTGGATCAACATCTACCCGGACCGTCCGATGACCAAGCACCCCGCCGAGTCCCGGATGGGATCCGGCAAGGGCACCCCGGAGTGGTGGATCGCGAACGTCAAGGCCGGTGCCGTGATGTTCGAGCTCGCCGGTGTTCCGGAGGAGGTGGCGCGCGAGGCCCTGCGCCTGGCGATCCACAAGCTCCCGATGAAGGCGCGCTTCATCAAGCGCGAGGCAGGTGAGAACTGA
- the rpmC gene encoding 50S ribosomal protein L29: MANTTSAADLRQMSREALNEKVVELKKELFNLRFQHATGQLESHGRLREVRKDIARIYTVLQERNLGIVDDPDQAKADPADEAAVATRAEKDEKADA, encoded by the coding sequence ATGGCGAACACCACCAGCGCAGCCGATCTGCGCCAGATGAGCCGTGAGGCCCTCAACGAGAAGGTCGTGGAGCTGAAGAAGGAGCTCTTCAACCTCCGCTTCCAGCACGCGACCGGCCAGCTCGAGTCGCACGGCCGGCTGCGGGAGGTCCGCAAGGACATCGCCCGGATCTACACGGTGCTGCAGGAGCGCAACCTCGGGATCGTGGACGACCCGGACCAGGCCAAGGCGGACCCGGCCGACGAGGCCGCTGTGGCAACCCGAGCCGAGAAGGATGAGAAGGCAGACGCATGA